The following proteins come from a genomic window of Calditerricola satsumensis:
- a CDS encoding Asp23/Gls24 family envelope stress response protein, protein MEPMVPGVERTELGKIAIAPEVIEVIAGLAASEVEGVAAMSGSFVGDIAERLGRRRNFAKGVNVEVGEKEAAVSVSIVVRYGYRIPDVAREIQENVRAAIENMTGLTVTEVNVHVVDVQLKDAEREGAEEPRVR, encoded by the coding sequence GTGGAACCGATGGTGCCGGGCGTGGAACGGACGGAATTGGGCAAGATCGCCATTGCACCGGAAGTGATTGAGGTGATCGCCGGGTTGGCCGCCTCGGAGGTGGAAGGGGTTGCCGCAATGAGCGGCAGCTTTGTCGGCGACATTGCCGAGCGGCTCGGGCGGAGAAGGAACTTTGCCAAGGGCGTGAACGTGGAGGTCGGCGAGAAGGAGGCGGCGGTGAGCGTCTCCATCGTCGTGCGCTACGGGTACCGCATCCCCGATGTGGCGAGGGAAATCCAGGAAAACGTGCGCGCGGCGATCGAGAACATGACCGGGCTGACGGTCACCGAAGTAAACGTGCACGTGGTCGACGTGCAGCTGAAGGATGCGGAGCGTGAAGGGGCGGAGGAGCCCCGTGTTCGGTAA